Proteins from a genomic interval of Pseudodesulfovibrio nedwellii:
- a CDS encoding flavodoxin domain-containing protein, with product MPHVLNLYSSLNGQTEKVSREIERACTDKGCSVDSVNIRNNESILPLLEPDITFIGSGVYTWLPSKKMLKWIERQLDHARTEGLILPGSPRLSDKFACVYCTYAGPHTGDAEAVPALKYMGQLFDHLGISVAAEWSIPGAFIPEKMQGMNESGRLGNINGRPNENDLKTVYEGTAGLINSLFPLTT from the coding sequence ATGCCCCATGTACTCAACCTGTATTCTTCGCTCAACGGCCAGACCGAAAAGGTAAGCCGTGAAATCGAGCGAGCCTGCACAGACAAAGGATGCTCCGTGGACTCGGTCAATATTCGCAATAATGAAAGCATCCTCCCCCTGCTGGAGCCGGACATCACATTCATAGGATCAGGTGTTTACACATGGCTACCGAGCAAGAAGATGCTCAAATGGATCGAACGGCAATTGGACCACGCACGAACAGAAGGACTCATCCTCCCTGGCTCGCCACGTCTGTCAGACAAATTTGCCTGCGTTTACTGCACGTATGCCGGACCACACACAGGGGACGCAGAGGCTGTTCCTGCCCTGAAATACATGGGCCAGTTGTTCGATCATCTGGGGATCTCCGTCGCCGCCGAATGGAGCATCCCCGGCGCTTTCATTCCTGAAAAGATGCAGGGGATGAATGAATCCGGACGACTCGGCAACATAAATGGCCGCCCCAATGAGAACGATTTAAAGACAGTTTACGAAGGAACTGCAGGGCTGATCAACTCCCTTTTCCCGTTAACAACCTAG
- a CDS encoding class I SAM-dependent methyltransferase, with the protein MPETHGTHCRGERTKAKGYGPTSLWLHEPEALIDQLNLSQGMVLLDAGCGAGEYSLLAAPQVGDKGQIIALDTISLSIEELATTSKKEGLTNIRGHVCDITGHLPLTSRSVDLILLSTVLHIRAVRDRASDMFHEFRRVLRPEGKVAVIECKKEEADFGPPLHSRLAPNEVEAIAASSGLKKTSLVFFEHTYMLNLA; encoded by the coding sequence ATGCCTGAAACACACGGGACACATTGTCGCGGAGAACGAACTAAAGCCAAGGGATATGGCCCGACCAGCCTATGGCTCCATGAACCGGAAGCATTGATCGACCAACTCAACCTTTCTCAGGGGATGGTCCTTCTGGATGCCGGATGCGGAGCTGGGGAATATTCTTTGCTGGCAGCGCCGCAAGTGGGGGACAAGGGGCAAATCATTGCCTTGGACACCATATCGCTTTCCATAGAAGAACTTGCCACGACTTCCAAAAAAGAAGGTTTGACCAACATCAGAGGCCATGTCTGCGATATCACCGGGCACCTCCCTTTAACCTCCCGGAGTGTGGACCTGATATTGCTGAGTACAGTGCTTCACATCCGTGCCGTGCGTGATCGAGCTTCGGACATGTTCCACGAATTTCGACGCGTGCTGCGCCCCGAGGGGAAAGTGGCCGTTATTGAATGCAAGAAAGAGGAAGCGGACTTTGGTCCTCCCTTGCACTCGCGGCTTGCTCCGAATGAAGTCGAAGCCATAGCGGCTTCAAGCGGTCTAAAAAAGACCTCCCTGGTATTCTTCGAACATACCTATATGCTCAATCTGGCATAG